The genomic stretch GCGGCATCCAGAGCCGAGCTGGTTGATTTCCAGCCCGGGCACCGGCGGTACCACGGCGACCCTGGGACGTTATGTGCGTTATCGCCAGCATTGCACCCGGGTGTTGTGTGCCGACGCCGAGCGTTCGGTGTTCTTCGAGTACTACCAGACCGGTGATACCCGTTTGCGCCTGGATTGCGGTTCGCGGATCGAGGGCATCGGTCGGCCACGGGTGGAGGCATCGTTCCTGCCCAGGGTGATCGATGCGATGGTCAAGGTGCCTGATGCCTTGTCGTTGGCGGCCATGCATTACCTGGCGCAACGCTTGGGACGGCGGGTCGGGGGTTCCAGCGGCACGAACCTGATAGGCGCATTGATTGCCGCGCAGCGGATGCAGGCGGCAGGGGAGTCGGGGTCTATCGTGGCGATTCTGTGTGACGGTGGCGAGCGTTATGCCACGACGTATTACGATGATGCGTGGTTGGTCGGGCAGGGCTATCAGTTGGAGGAACTGATCGACGCTGTTGCAGCCTGCGCCGAACGGGGTGAATCGTTGCCGGACAGCATCCTGCGCGCAAACATC from Pseudomonas fluorescens encodes the following:
- a CDS encoding PLP-dependent cysteine synthase family protein, coding for MSDHRPWAREAIRIIEADFQRSADTHLIPLPLPGLPGIELYFKDESSHPTGSLKHRLARSLFLYALCNGWLKPGAPVIEASSGSTAISEAYFARLLGLPFIAVMPATTSQEKIAQIAFYGGKSHLVQDPTQIYAESERLAQESGGHFMDQFTYAERATDWRANNNIAESIFQQLRFERHPEPSWLISSPGTGGTTATLGRYVRYRQHCTRVLCADAERSVFFEYYQTGDTRLRLDCGSRIEGIGRPRVEASFLPRVIDAMVKVPDALSLAAMHYLAQRLGRRVGGSSGTNLIGALIAAQRMQAAGESGSIVAILCDGGERYATTYYDDAWLVGQGYQLEELIDAVAACAERGESLPDSILRANI